The genomic region GCTGCGGGTCGATCGGCACGGGTGGTCCTCCTGGTGGTGGTGCGGTCGGGGTGGGGGTACGTCGCTGGGCTCGGCTCAGACGAAGGCGCTGATGCCGGTCTCGTCGCGGCCGATGAGCAGCTTCTGGATCTGGCTGGTGCCTTCGTAGAGCGTCATCACGCGGGCGTCGCGCAGGTACTTGGCCGGCGGGTACTCGTCGACGTACCCGGCCCCGCCGTGCACCTGCAGCGCGTTGTTGGCCGCGCGCACCGCCGCCTCGGAGGCGAAGAGCTTGGCCTTCGACGCCGCCACGCCGTAGGGCTCGCCGCGGTCGATCAGGTCGGCGCAGCGCCAGGCCAGCAGTCGCGCGGCGTCGGCGTCGAGCGAGATGTCGGCGATCATGTCCTGCACCAGCTGGAAGCCGGCCAGCGGACGGCCGAACTGGGTGCGGGAGGTGGCGTACTCGACCGCCGTCTCGAGGCAGCCCTGCACGATCCCCACGCAGCCGGAGGCCACCGCGAGGCGGCCCTTGTCGAGGGTGCTCATCGCGATCTTGAAGCCGGTGCCCTCCTCGCCGAGCATGGCCGAGGCCGGCACCCGGACCCCGTCGAGGAACAGCTCGGCGGTGGCCTGGCCGCGCAGCCCGAGCTTGCCCTTGATCTCGCGGGCCTCGAAGCCGGGCGCGTCGGTCGGCACCAGGAACGCCGAGATGCCGCGCGGCCCGTCGCCGCCGGTGCGGGCGAAGACCAGCGCGACGTCGGCCCAGGTGCCGTTGGTGATGTAGAGCTTCTGGCCGTCGATCACGTAGTCGTCGCCGTCACGGCGCGCCCGGGTCGTCAGGTTGCCCGCGTCGGAGCCCACGTCGGGCTCGGTGAGCCCGAAGCAGCCCAGCTTGGTGGCCTCGGCCAGCTGGGGCAGCCACTCCTGCTTCTGCTCCTCGCTGCCGTGGAAGAGGATCGACTTGCCGACCAGGCCGCTGGAGACCGAGACGATGCCGCGCAGCGCCGAGTCGGCGCGACCGAGCTCCTCCATGGCCAGCGAGTAGGTGACGTAGTCGCCGCCGAGGCCGCCGTACTCCTCGGGGATGGTCAGGCCGAAGAACCCGATCTCGGCCATCTTGGGCACGATCGCCAGGTCGACGGACTCGGCGCGGTCCCACTCGACGCGGTGGGGGACCGCCTCGCGGTCGAGGAAGTCGCGTGCCAGCGCGCGGAAGGCCTGCTGCTCGTCGCTCAGGGAGAGGTCCATGGGGTCATCCTGCCTCGGGGGTGGGGGCGGCCAGGTCTACCAGGCGCGCCAGTGCGTCGCGGTGGGCGTCGGGGCTGCCGAGGAGCACGTGGTCGGCCTTGGCCCGCTTGAGCCGCAGGTGCACCGGGCTCTCCCAGGTCATGCCGAGCCCCCCGTGCAGCTGCACGGCCTCCTCGGCGGCGTGCACGGCGACCTCGGAGCAGAAGGCCTGCGCCACGGCCACCGACACCGGTACGTCGCTCTCGCCGGCCAGCGCCGCGGCCGCGTGCGCCGCGACGGCGGAGGCCTGGCCGACCTCGGCGTAGAGGTCGGCGAGGCGGTGCTTGAGCGCCTGGAAGCCGCCGACGACGCGGCCGAACTGGCGGCGCTCCGAGAGGTGCGCGACGGTCTGCTCGAGGCACCAGGCGGCCAGCCCGGCCTGCTCGGCCGCCAGCACCCCGGCCGCGGTGGCCAGCGCGTGGTCGAGGGCGGCGGTGACCTCGTCTCCGGTGGCCAGGGGCGTGCCGGCCTCGACGTCGAGGCGGACGTCGCTGACCGGGCGGGTCGCGTCGAGGGAGGTGTGCGTGGAGACCGCGACCCCGTCGGCGTCGACGGGCACCAGGTGCAGCGCCGGTCCGTCGGGTCCGTGGACGGGCACCAGCAGCAGGTCGGCCGGGAGGCCGACGACACCGCGCACCTCGCCGGCCAGGCGGCCGCCGGAGACCTCGACGCCGGTCCGCCGGGCCCAGGAGCCGGCCGAGGCGGTGCCCGCCGGCACGACGAGAGCCGCGGTGCCGCCCTCGGCCAGGCGGGCGAGCGACTCGGCGGCGCCGAGGCGGACGAGCAGGCTGGTGGCCAGCACGGCGCTGGTCAGGAAGGGCACGGGCGCGCAGGCGCGACCGCACTCCTCGGCGACCACCGCGGCCTCCCGGGGCCCGGCCCCGGCACCGCCGTGCTCCTCGGGCACGAGCAGCGCGGCCAGGCCGAGGTCGTGGGCCAACCCCGACCAGGCGGGCCCCGAGACGTCGTCGCTGCCGTCGGCCAGGGCGACCAGCGCCTCGGTGGGGCAGGTCTTGGCGAGCACGGCGCGCACCGAGCGGCGCAGGTCGGTCTCGACGTCGCTGGGCAGCAGGTCGAGGTCGGGGGCGGCGGGGATCGGCTGGGCGGTCATCGGGGCAGGTCCTTCCACGCCACGTCCTTGTCGACGCGCGGCTCGCCGGGCAGGCCGAGCACGCGCTCGGCGATGATGTTGCGCAGGATCTCGGAGGTGCCGCCCTCGATGGAGTTCCCCTTGGCGCGCAGGTAGCGGTAGCCCGCGTCGCGCCCGGTGAAGTCGACCTTCTCGG from Nocardioides salarius harbors:
- a CDS encoding acyl-CoA dehydrogenase family protein; amino-acid sequence: MDLSLSDEQQAFRALARDFLDREAVPHRVEWDRAESVDLAIVPKMAEIGFFGLTIPEEYGGLGGDYVTYSLAMEELGRADSALRGIVSVSSGLVGKSILFHGSEEQKQEWLPQLAEATKLGCFGLTEPDVGSDAGNLTTRARRDGDDYVIDGQKLYITNGTWADVALVFARTGGDGPRGISAFLVPTDAPGFEAREIKGKLGLRGQATAELFLDGVRVPASAMLGEEGTGFKIAMSTLDKGRLAVASGCVGIVQGCLETAVEYATSRTQFGRPLAGFQLVQDMIADISLDADAARLLAWRCADLIDRGEPYGVAASKAKLFASEAAVRAANNALQVHGGAGYVDEYPPAKYLRDARVMTLYEGTSQIQKLLIGRDETGISAFV
- a CDS encoding acyl-CoA dehydrogenase family protein, giving the protein MTAQPIPAAPDLDLLPSDVETDLRRSVRAVLAKTCPTEALVALADGSDDVSGPAWSGLAHDLGLAALLVPEEHGGAGAGPREAAVVAEECGRACAPVPFLTSAVLATSLLVRLGAAESLARLAEGGTAALVVPAGTASAGSWARRTGVEVSGGRLAGEVRGVVGLPADLLLVPVHGPDGPALHLVPVDADGVAVSTHTSLDATRPVSDVRLDVEAGTPLATGDEVTAALDHALATAAGVLAAEQAGLAAWCLEQTVAHLSERRQFGRVVGGFQALKHRLADLYAEVGQASAVAAHAAAALAGESDVPVSVAVAQAFCSEVAVHAAEEAVQLHGGLGMTWESPVHLRLKRAKADHVLLGSPDAHRDALARLVDLAAPTPEAG